TGAATGTTCTGTGGgtataatagatagatagatagatagatagatatacctTATTAATCCCATGAGGTAAATtgttaattgtaaaataataaattttgtcCTATGGGTTTGCAAACCTCTTTTTCACTAAACTGCATACAATAAGTATAAATCTCAGCACTGCTTGTCTGAGCAAGATGCTTAACTTCAACTATCCTACAGTCAAACcatctgccaaataaataaattacaccagatataaagaaatcaataaaaagacaaaagaggCTGTTAAAAAGATCTCCTTTTACATCCTTAACAATTTTCACTTTACTGAAGTGACTCAGATTGAAACCACTTCTTTGTCACAGGCAATCTGAATAGATAATAACCTAATTAACTGATTCATATCTACCTACACTGTCACATGTGATTATACCAGTGATTCATACAGAAACTATAAACAAACTTGTAGTGTGTGGTGTCCCATGTAGGGCTTCATAATTAGTCATATTTTAATTGCAATTACTATGTTCGGCCATGACAGATGACTTAGCTGACTGAGCTAAAATCAGCAATCTGGAGAAGATtagatattgttttttttatagactTTGGTGGCCTTACcgattcccacccactagctaacttGCCCCCCGTCACACAAGTTAACGGCTATTATTCGGGGAGGGTGGGGaaaacacatgcttcctctgaagCACATGAATCCAAACTCTGCATCATTCATATGGTTTAAGAGTTTGTTTAAGTGCATGGGGAAATATATCGAATGATTGTCTAATTTTATTGTCAGAAATGCTCAGGcttggatgcaaatgcagggtTTAGATAATTCAGCAAAACCAAACGGACTGGGTGATAATCAAAAGAGGTCACTTTGGAAGCGGATCTAGATCCTGAGATGATTGCTGAAGTCTCCCACTGGGGTAAGATACTGGACCTTCAGGGCGACGGGTATGGAATTTCCTTATCAGAATGTGGTTTAGGACATTTTGTGCTGGAACCTAGCAGCAATCTTCAGGGTCATACCCTTCCCTATCGATTAAGTACTTGACCCTGCATCCACATTGTTTGGAATCAGAGTATGTCTAAGCTGGCTGTCCTTGAAGAATGAGAGTTGGTGGTAAAGAATTGGCTGGTGATCCCTCATCCAGAGGATTAGAGGTTTCAGAAGGTACTTGTCCCTGCTTCTACAACATCTGGAATCGAGTTTGGCTCTGACTGTGTAAGTGAGTTGTACTTGAAGGTCCAGTGGTGTTGAAGCATTGGCTGGGCATCTCCCATCCAGAGGCACTAGAGGTTTCAGAAGTGATAAAAGGAAAGTAGGTGCCAAACAAAGCTGGCTGAAGTCTACATGTCACCTCATTGATCTCATCTGCCATAAGGTTAACTCTAACCTTAAACCCTAACACTGACCCTAGGGGTAGCATTCCAGGGGGATTGGTGCCACACACTGAAAGGGAGTGAGTTGGGTGCCAGGTCATGGAGAAAGTTTTGTGCAAACTTAGCTTGAGgcagaaaacaacagcagtccTACAAGCAGTCACAGAAAGTTCTCAGGAATCAACCAACATCTTGTTTGGCACATTCTACTTGGCCATTGTCATGTGGGTAATAACCTGGGGTAAGACTTACTAAACTGTGACAGGAACCAGGGCCCTCTGTCTTTAGAAATGGCAAATTATATGAAAATCTGCTGGAATAGGAGTTCATCAGTTTCAAAAGCTGTAAGCAAGGCAGGAAGGGTAATTAGGTGTAAGGACTTGGAGAACCGGTCTACGGTTACAAGGATGGTTGTCTTGTTTTGCGATACAGGCAAATTTACCATTACAGTTGCTGCCTCACTCATGTCACGCCTTCATTTTGCTCAATTTCATGACTTTCGATGAAAGTGGGAGTGATGGTAACTGTGTGAATGACACATGAGTGTCGATATGCTAGAACATGCTAGAATTTCTCTCACTTATGAGGAACACTCAGGATTGTGAAAATGGAGCCACTGGAGTCCCAGAATTATGGGATATTTTGATGATattttatatgatattttttgcaaTTTGTAGTCTAAATGAAGGCAGGTGTCGATGTAGACATGATGTTAATTcttatttagcatttagaaGATTAACATTTGATTAATGTGAGGAGGAAGTGATCTTATTTTGATCCTGAGATATAATACTGTTCTgtaatgtacagtgtgaaaGAAAACCTCGTATTctgttgattaaaaaataaaaaaatggaggtCCATAAGTTTGAATCCCAGTGATGCTACAACCATTGATGGCCAAGAGTCCAAGAGATGCATATAAATCAGCAAACGACcagattgggggaaaaaaaaaaaacaatattcatCAAAACTATTGttcttaacatttataaaataattgtaataaataaagtgattcCAGTATTGAGTATAAAGAAATTGTCATTATTGGACTATTTTATcaatgcatattttttaaattaaatacacataaaatacattatcAAAACACAGTATTGAACATTATTCGTTCATCTActtgctccaaaaaaaaaaaccaaaacaaaaaaaactcagattTAAGGGAATTAAGGGAAGTGTCAGTTATACATCAGGAAGAGGTCAGAGACATTAAATGCCAGAACACATAACATCAACACAACATTGTGATGCCCGAATGTCATGGGAAagtattttatgtgtgtgtttgtcctgcTGTACTAGCTGTTGTATTACACAATGGTAACACAAAAATTGAGAAAGTGGTACGtatatggaaaatatatattaagtTAAGAAGCTAACGATCTCAAAACCTGCCGTCTTCAGATGCTGCTCTGCTGCCCACATCACTGAACATCTCGATACAGTCGGAGAACATGaggcacatcctgaagtggaGCTCTCTGCGGGAAGTCTGCTGCTCCGTTAACTACACTGTAAAGTATCAGGggtgagaaaacacacagctaTTATTTACTTCCTGGTTGGCAGAGTTCACACCAGACTCTGTAGGAGCATTCTGAATCAGGGGATCAGCTCATGGTACTTACAGATAGATAACATTTGCTATGCTAGCTTAGGTTAAAAAGATGTCAATTAGGCTATAGGCAAATAACATTAAGGATTTATAGTATGTTATATTACACCTTCAACAGTTTTGTACAAACAAAGCAAATGTCATACTCGAGTAAAAGGAAAGGTAGTTACTTAACTTACCAAAGTAAATACTTTACATggacaaaatgtttatatttgacACTTTAAGGTTCAGAAATAAACtattttcaataataatttgTAGTTTATTAATTATAGATTGCTTCTAAATCTTTCCAATACATTAGTAAACATTAGtaaattcattaattaagcaaaacaaatattaagaaGGCCAGCAAGGATTTTCAGTCCTGTCTTGCAAAAGTTTCAGGTTTTCCAGCACACCTGATCTGATCCAGTACGAAAAAGTACAAAAggttttactgtaaatgtttattgttatgtacttcttattatttattattattattatttattatttatttaatttattatcacATTTTATACCAGAGCAATGTTGAAttctagattctgattggtcagaagagaaggcgttgattaattttctataacagcagctctgacagtagtgcagctgcacattacaggtttatattaatgcgtctGTTCTAATacatcatcgtttctatagtaaccactgatatggtgaagttttctgtaaggagatgtttatttaacatttatggaaggagtctccagtgtcagtgtcagtgctttgtaatagtcagaagtaaagctgtttataatttatagctgctgtaacataagtgacaacaggaactaatttgttccacagcattataaatttaaccaaaaatggatagaaagtatgatgtcattacATCATACTTTAGAAAGTCTTTacttaatacataaaaaagtataattcgtagcatattgctgtggtataggaggaataaaacactatggaatgtgctgttataggataataatGAACTTCgatgtggtaacagtaactctgcttcatcacaccacactgttgttgattataTTCTTGTAGCAGCAcgacacaaagtgttttattcctcattttattattcatttaaaaatgtatttttagctttatacattattattattattattattattatttaataatgaagttatttattaatctaaTAACAATTAATCAATAAATTAAGTATTAAATGTATTGGAGCCAATCTGGTTTGGTAAATGtagtaaaatgctgtaaagtaaaaaatgaaagttgaCAGAGGCATGAATACTCAAATACAGTAGTATTATAAATacttataaattaaaatatattttgtaaaatattattaaaacattcttAAGTAAAGCAACAAAGTATTTGTGTACACTGGCTAACTGGCTGCAGAGTGCTAACAGCAATTAAACCATATATAATGCATTACTTCTTAAAATTGTGCAATATTATTGCAGTTATTTTCAGATAACCTGAGGAAATTTCAAGGGAATTGTACACACTAATACACTTGGCTGTTTAAACCAAGTTTGCAGTcataaatgcacaaaacatctcTCCATTAGCATGAAAAACATGTCAATTATATCAAACAGAAACTGGTAGTGCTGCTGTCCAAGGGTGGAGTTTAATGACACTAATGATATTAACTTTAAAGCTTAACTTACCAGATCTCTCCACCCTGTAGAGCAGAAGTGCGCTTATCAGATCTAGGGTAAAAcgacatgaaaataaattaggACATGATAATCAGGAGCAATTTGAGACACCAGTTTCAGTGAAAACATCATTAAGTCCCACATTAGAGTATTACatgttaaaatgtaatgtaagcaGACTTTCTAAGAGgaacaaatgaacagaaaatgacTATAGAGGTACATTTTGTTCTTTGAGGTATGTACTGCAAAGGTTCGTCAATTCTAGTACATTCCCTTTGACATAACTACTACAGTGGGTACAAAATTACtagtttctctgttttttccaTTCTTAAATGTCCCAGTATGGAAGTATTCTTCATGTGGATCAAGGAAGAGAAAGCTTGTCCTACTTCAGAGATTTAGAGAGCATCCAAAATCAACTTGTGTTAATTGTCTACATATTTCCAAAGTTTGGAAAATCAGTGTACCCCCGTGGTGGCCTTGGAAAACCCTTCGCTGTTTATATTTGGAaataaacttaattttttttttttttttaagtaaatgctACTTTAActtctttttaatctttatttatttagcattttttcaaTTGGAGTCTAAAATCCCAGAGTGCTTTACATAGAAAAgatcaataaattaaacaagaaaaaaatcatggtaAAGcatattaatgaaattattattaatgaaatttaaatcatAGCTCCAGGACAATATTTGATAAAAATGTCACAGTCTCACAGGCTCATTAATAAAACCACTACCTTTGGAAAGTACtacaaataataagaaataaaatgaattgattaatttaaaaaatatgaaacataATTATGAATAGGCCAAGCTATACAAATCACAAAAGCAATGTGATTTTTCAATCACTTGCATAATTAATATTCTCTTTAAATATTCTCTTTAACAGGGTTTAGCAGCAATATAAGAAAGTCTTCAATCGATTAGTTTGTGTTATTTTCCGTTTTGTTTTTACGAATTCTTATGCCACTGTTGCTAAACCCAATTGAGCAATTTGTGAGGAATTTGGCTGGGGGGCAAAACACACAGGGCACATTATACATGCTCAGTTCTTATCCGACAAATGCTTGCAGTCACATAGCACATCATTAACGTCAACTTTATTTAAAGAGAGACTTCACTCACAACCTGAATACAAGATCAAAAAGCATCGAAAGCATTTATTTACAAGAATATATAACAagaatgtatataatatatgtatttacAACGCATACATTTTTACGTTCTGCAGCAGAGTgtaaaaaattgttcagaagcAATGCTTCATCTCTTATCTTATTATAAATGATTGAAATACCATTGAGTGACAAGTGTGATGCATGAGTGTCACTCATCAGTTGCACTTCTTAATTAATTCCATTGTATTTCTAGAAAGTTGACATATTTTGCTTGCTGCATGGGTGTAATTAAACACGCCTTATTACCACTGAAGACATGAGCTGTTCCTCATACGCGTGACTTCACGATTGTTTTCTTGTGCAGTGAGTTTGAATACATGAAGAATGACAGCTGGCTGGACGAATACTCCTGCGACAAGATCGTCCATACCGAGTGTGACATGACCCTCGCCCTGAGCTCGGACTCTGATTACAACATCAGTGTGCTAGCGCGGTGTGACAAATCAACACTGTGGGCTCAGCTCCCGAAGACCTTCAATcgcagagacagtgagacattATGCTACCTTAGATAAAACGCAAAGTgatggtcagaaggtgtggattaagtttcaataacagcagctctgacagtaggcAAATcccaggcttatattaatgctttcattctaatacgttattgttgctatagtaacaacacattcacagggactcgtacagcagatgctccacgtGAAGATATTAAAAGAACATGTTAAgaagtttcctgtaaggagaaatttatttaacatttttgaaaggaggctccagtgtcagtgctttgtaacaggcagtaagttttccaccatgggaggAATTTACACCACACAGTTTATCAGCAacaaggctggtgagggaatgcctgtttatagctgctaatgttagtgaaaacttgttttgtggacattccacaacattaaatgtaactgtaagtggataaaaagtatggcataTTGTTAAATCGACACTTCAGGAAGTGCCAttatagaaaaatgatcaacttcagggtggtaagagtgactccgcttcatcccACCATCCCTATAACAGCTTGCCTGTCATTTTATTATTCCTTAATCAAACAGTCATAATCAAAGCTGCAAGATGTTTTCCCACTCATCAGTGCCACTCTATTATTAGTTTTCTGAAAAAGAAGAGTGCTCTGTTTGACCTTTTGACCTCCTGTTTCTCCCGTTGCTCAGCTGTGCTGCTTGCTCCGAACATGAGCGTGAATCCAAGGGTAGGCCAAATTGAAGTTTACTTCGGCGAGATCCAAAACCATATCAACATAAACCTTAAAATTTGGAAGAAAGGGAATGAGCAGAATGTAAGAAGCAAACTTCTTCACTTCACCTACATCTTACTGTctgaataatacaaataaaaactaacTTCCTTTTACAGATTTTGGTTATATTAACATACTGCTGCTCATCCATTTATTTTCAGCCTGTTAGTAAGGAGATAACAAAAATTGGTCACAATGgtcaaacattttattatgatgCCTGGCTGGGTGGAGGAACATACTGTCTGAAAGCAGAGGCTATCCTGGACATCACCAAAAAGACCagcagcacagacacacactgcgTCCCTGTCATGGgtgagtttgattttattcttcattaataaattacagttgtcagagctgctgttcatgcttcaacaccttctgaccagtcaaaatcaagaattcaacagcaatgtGGTATGATAGTTAATAAAGTAAGaggaacaaacacattaatatcaACCTATATTTATGTTACaggactgtgctgttatagaaaattgtGTTTGAGGAATGCATTTTGTCAAACTGTGAAAGACTAAAGAAACAAGAAAGACTTGGGATGTATTGTGATTATCACGAATATGATCCTGTCCTGGTGTGATTGAACTGaacactttgctttttttcccctagagCCCTCGCTGGTCATACCGCTCACTGTGGGCGTCGCTGTGGCATTAACCCTCGTCGTGGCTTTGATTCTGGGGTTGACAACCCCGCGCTGTAGCCTCTGGCTCCGGAGGTCCATGCGTAATAATGAGCCACTGCCTAAGGCGCTGGTGAGTATAtccgtttttgttttttaggcCACTGTTTCCATTATAAATTCCTTTTCTGCCACAGGTGTGTATGCCTACTGTGATTTATCTGTACATACAGTAGATTTTTTTCtactaatatttttaaaatcagacgCCAATATCTATGTCTTGAGTTCATTCAGAATGTGATGGAGAAAATTTTAGGGGGGATGCTAAACTTCTTGCCTATATTGTGATCAAAAATTTCACCCTGTGCTAACAATCTTGCTCCCTTCCTCCCTGCCATTTTcagaggaaataaagaaaagcacCTAGTTTTTCTGGAAGACCTGAAAGAAATTATGTTGAACCTCTGTGCAGTCTTGTTATGATGGGTTAGATTCTTCAAGGACATTTTTCATATCTGAACAATTATATGTTGTTCTTGCTCTCCTTAGCTTGGCTGGCCAAAAAGCACCCCGATATTTTCCTCCAAGGTCCTGCTGGAGCCAACACACTCCGTGTTACTGCTAGACCCATCAGAAGAACAGGACAGAAAGTCGGAGACGAAGGCAACGTGTGATGAAGAGATGAGATGAGTCCATGAGATGAGTGACACCATGAACCTGTTCAATGTGAAAACAACGAAGGAGTCGATGGTTAAACATTTATGAAGTAATAAGCCATGATTTAAATAGCATGAAGGATCTGTTTactgattcatttcatttaactgattcacaaaaacaacattctgtgatataatttgtatttattgctATGCATCATCTGGTGACATCACTGAGGAACTGAACGTGGTTTGAGGCAGagatttacagaaaagattttgaAGGCTCCCGTGAGTCCTCAAAgatcgtgagtttgaatcctgacgatgccacagccaatCATGGCCTGGAGCCAAGGAAGCAAAAATTGCCtgtgctctctgagtgggaggaACATATTCTCTCtccactgtcaatcacagcaacactagccagtcGTGGCTGTCTGTGAGCTcttgtatgcagaagagggttgATAGCGCTTTCCTTGTGTTATGCTGCTCTGTGATGTAGCAAAAAGATGCAGGTGGCTGGCTTCACAGCTTGGAAGAACCATGTGCTAACCCACACCCTCCCTAGTTGGTAGCTGCCTTGCGATGGGGGGAGCTGACTGGTGGGAAGGAATTGGGAGAAAAAGATTTTGGATGAGACGGAGAGATTACATTATACAGTacctccagtgcaaaactaaagaagcaaactaaAGACaccaatcacatcttgactgatTGACCACATTTGGGATTTAGGGACATTTGGcatcagttcaaaagttatgttaatatttatgagGGGAAAATTCATAGACAATTTAACTTGCTTAACTTGATTTTCTGGaccaaataaaattttatatatatgtctTATTTCTGTTGTATAAACTGTTGTATAAACTGAAGCTACATTTCATTACTGAAACACCAAGTCTTCTGACCAACTTATCATTTTTCtgggggtgtgtttgtgttttgtactGGTACTGAATTTCTTAGATTGCTTTTTATGAAGTGTTTATgtgctttatatataaaatatacaaaaaccctaagatttttgttttttttagcaagtttaATCATGTCACACTGAGAAACACATCCACATACAGCACTACAACCAAAGACAACAGGCGTCAACACAAAATTGAAACTAAAAATATGAGTGAAAAGCCATGAGATATCAGTTATGCAGTGGACATCTGGGAAAACTGGCTAGCTGAGCTTTAACGTATCATACTAATACTAACAATAACAATGTGTCTCAGGAATGAATCAACAACCCACTACAAGCCAATGATTTAACACAAACATGGCATTTTCCCCACCAcaacaaactagctagctaatttgttGTTCAAAGAGACAACAGTCTTGCCTTCTTGTGTCTGACTGACACACAACCATAGCTCataaattcacaggtcaaaatTTGCCTAGATAAATTTGGATGGGGAGTAAAGAAGCAAATACACATcttgtgtcctttccccttaAGTGACTTGGCATTTCACAAAGGtgaattttattgtcatttgtaccgattgttgttttatttgaaaaagcAGTGTAGTTTTCAAGTGTCTCCTATATTGCTgtagcaaggggtcaaaaatcataaatgtgaAATGGCTAACCATAAATGTGTGGCCAACATTTATGGTTATTTTCACTAATAAAAGTATCGTCCACTTAGAAGAGGCACCAGTCTCGGAAAATAGAAACGTGCTGAATCTGAGACAGTGTAGAAGAAGTTACACACTCGCACCTCCACCAGGGGGGCGCTCTACATGATGTACCCTTGCTCAACTCATGCCAAAACGTCAGTGATGTCTTCACCAACACCCTCCAGATCAGGTCAAGTCTGTAAGCAATATACCACCTGAGAGGGACAAATCcggaagaagaaggagagagagacagagagaagaaaaaaaggtatGTATTAAGCCATTAGACGAGACAGAGCAATGATAATCTAATTGAGTAAGGAACTGGCTGACATTATGAGGTAACTACAGAGTGGAAAAATCAATGTGTTTCCTCTCGGGGGTGGAGGCTGGGCTTAGAGTCAGGTAATGCAATATGTGCAGTATGAGGAGTAATGAGATGCTCACATTCTGAATGCGACTCCTCCAAGACGAGCTGCATGGTCAAATACCCTCCATCCTAAAAGATGACCTGCTGTATCCAAGGCAACGAGTGCTTTCAGAGGCTCGAGAACAGCAaacacagttttattaatgtgttTCTCACTCCTACCACTGGCAATTTCTTACCACAACCTTGATTCTGAAAGTTTCTCTCCCATTCACACATCTTTcagtaaattattaaacaagAGGTTTAAAGCGACAAGCCAGTGCAACTATCTACAGAATGAGTCATGATCTTATAACaactaaaatattcaaaatttatttaaatatatataacatgaGCTTATAACAAAACAAATCTAATCAAATTTCCAGGagtttaattgtttatattcattcattcaccccagtgctgttgaattctcgattctgattggtcagaaggtgttgattcatttcctataacagcacctctgacaatagtgcagcttcAGATCACAATTTTAGATTAATATGCTTGTACTAATgcattatagtttctatagtaacagcgtaAACAAGGGCTAAGATGATTGTTATTACACACCATGAGGAAATGAGAAAATCAACTTCCAAAAGAAAAGTTTGAGGATTTGGGGATGAGTTTTTCTAATTTTGTTTatcagtgttaaaaaaatgttaaatgttaacaCAGGTTATGTAAAAATTACTGCTACTGTTGCTGTAATCAAATGCTATTCCTGTGATGTCAGCGGGCTGGCtgttgcgcatgcgcagtgtgCTCCGGCTCGGGCAGGGCGCGGATCGCGCGCGGTGAATGAAGAGGAGGCACCGGAGCGGC
The genomic region above belongs to Pangasianodon hypophthalmus isolate fPanHyp1 chromosome 21, fPanHyp1.pri, whole genome shotgun sequence and contains:
- the crfb16 gene encoding cytokine receptor family member B16; its protein translation is MFQTRSLLKTVTSAFIIATLSHAALLPTSLNISIQSENMRHILKWSSLREVCCSVNYTVKYQGEFEYMKNDSWLDEYSCDKIVHTECDMTLALSSDSDYNISVLARCDKSTLWAQLPKTFNRRDTVLLAPNMSVNPRVGQIEVYFGEIQNHININLKIWKKGNEQNPVSKEITKIGHNGQTFYYDAWLGGGTYCLKAEAILDITKKTSSTDTHCVPVMEPSLVIPLTVGVAVALTLVVALILGLTTPRCSLWLRRSMRNNEPLPKALLGWPKSTPIFSSKVLLEPTHSVLLLDPSEEQDRKSETKATCDEEMR